Within the Solibacillus silvestris genome, the region CCATGCTTTAATCGAGCCAATACGTTTTTTCGGAAGGTTTTCAATGACATCGCCTTCTTTTGACCAAACTTCGACAACCATTTCCTTTGACATATAAGCATCGTGTAAAATATTCGGTAATCGGTGGATATTATGTGTCCCGAACACCATATCAACATGCTGATACTGTTTTAATATTTTGTTCACGACAGATTCTTCTTGCGACATACATCCGCAAACACCAATCAGCATTTCCGGATTTTTACGTTTATATTTTAACAGGAAGCCTAGCTCACCGAATACTTTATTTTCCGCATTTTCACGAATGGCGCACGTGTTTAGTAAAACAACATCCGCTTCTTCAATCATTTCAGTCGGTGTATAGCCAAGCTGCATGAAAATACCAGCCATTACTTCTGTGTCATGCTCATTCATTTGACAGCCGTATGTTCGAATATAGAACTTACGATCCTGTCCCATTCCTAAATATTTTTCTTCGATATCAAAATCTTTATGATATTTTACTTCTTCTTTACCGCGCTTTTTCGCGTCTTTTAGTGAAGGAGCCGTAAATACTTTCTCAAAATATTTACTATAGTCTTTTTCTTCCTTAGGTTGTTTAATCTGCTGACTAGCTAGTCGTTGTTCTTCATTCATCGACTACTTGCCCCCCTATCATTTATTACCTTTACTCATTTCATCATTATAGCGAACTGTTGCTGTTTGTTACAAGCTAGTCGATAAATTGTTTGTAACTATTCAGGTCATTATCACGTAAAATTGTAAAAAATGTGACACTCAATTTGATTACCTGTGCCCAATTCATTTCATATTCCGATTCAAATTGATGCTTCGGCAAGCGTAGAACATCTTGAAATAAACGTTTTGCTTCAATGTTTTGCTGCGCTAAATATGCTAAAAACGCCAAAAACAGCTTGTGGTCTTCCAGTTGCAGTGCTTTATTTTCCAGCAGAGCATCTACCCGGCTTACAGGCGAATTAGCACGTTCAAACAATTTATTCAATTCACTTTCCAGTTTTTCATTTTTATAATGCAAAAAATTTAAAATATCGGTCATATTTTCTACCTCATTTTTAAAAAACATTTCAGTAAACTATCCTCTAAAAATAAAAGGCAGAAAGATTGCTCTATCTGCCTTTTACAAATACTATTTACTATCATCCATTTTCAGTACAGCCATAAATGCTTCCTGAGGAACCTCTACTGAACCTACTTGCTTCATACGTTTTTTACCCGCTTTTTGCTTTTCAAGTAATTTACGTTTACGTGAAATGTCACCGCCGTAACATTTTGCAAGTACGTTTTTACCCATTGATTTAATTGTCGAGCGGGCAATAATTTTTTGACCGATCGCAGCTTGCACCGGTACTTCGAATTGTTGACGCGGAATCAGCTCTTTTAATTTTTCAACGATTACTTTTCCGCGTTCATATGCAAAGTCTTTGTGTACGATGAAGCTTAATGCATCTACCTGTTCACCGTTTAGCAGAATATCCATTTTGCTTAACTTAGAAGGCTGGTATCCGATTAATTCATAATCGAATGACGCATAGCCTTTCGTATTTGATTTTAAGAAATCAAAGAAATCGTAAACAATTTCAGCTAAAGGCATTTCATAAACGATTTTCACACGTGTGTCATCGATGTAATCCATCCCTGAGAAGTTACCGCGTTTCTTCTGGCAAAGCTCCATAACAGCACCTACGTAATCATTTGGTACCATGATTGTCGCTTTTACGTACGGCTCTTCAATGCGGTCGATTTTTTGCGGATCCGGCATCATTGACGGATTATCCACTTTCAATACCGAACCATCCGTTTTTGTCACTTCATAAATTACAGAAGGCGCAGTCGTGATTAAATCAATGTTGAATTCACGCTCAATACGTTCCTGAATAATTTCCATGTGCAATAGTCCTAAGAATCCGCATCGGAAACCGAATCCTAATGCCTGAGAAGTTTCTGCCTCATATTGTAATGCAGAGTCATTTAATTCCAGTTTTTCAAGTGCTTCACGTAAATCGTTGTATTTTGCTGTGTCAATTGGATAAAGACCGCAATACACCATCGGATTTAGTTTACGGTAACCTGGAAGCGGCTCTGTCGCAGCATGGCTGCCTGCAAAAGTTACTGTATCACCTACACGTGTGTCCTGAACATTTTTAATTGATGCTGTCAAATACCCTACATCACCAACTGTCAATTCAGCTTGTGGTACCGATTTTGGTGTATGAATCCCTACTTCAATTACTTCAAATTCTGCACCTGTTGCCATCATTTTAATTTTATCTCCGGCTTTAACCGTACCATTTACAATACGGATTGAAATGATAACACCCTTATATGCATCATATACAGAGTCGAAAATCAGTGCTTGTAATGGGGCATCTGGATCACCTTGTGGGGCAGGTACTTTTTCAACGATCTGCTCCAAAATGTCCTGGATCCCAATTCCTGCTTTTGCTGATGCAAGTACTGCTTCAGAAGCGTCCAGCCCAATCACATCTTCCACTTCAGCGCGAACACGCTCCGGATCTGCAGCAGGTAAGTCGATTTTGTTGATTACCGGTAAGATTTCCAGATCATTGTCCAATGCCAAATATACGTTAGCCAGCGTTTGTGCTTCAATTCCCTGCGCAGCATCTACTACTAGAATGGCACCTTCACATGCAGCTAATGAACGTGATACTTCATATGTGAAATCGACGTGACCCGGTGTATCGATCAGATGGAATGTATAGATTTCGCCATTTTTAGCATTATATTTCAATTGTACGGCATTTAATTTAATTGTAATTCCGCGTTCACGCTCCAGATCCATAGAATCCAGCAGCTGCGATTTCATTTCGCGTTGTGTAACGGTTTGCGTCGTTTCCAATAAACGGTCCGCAAGAGTTGATTTTCCGTGGTCAATATGTGCAATAATCGAGAAATTTCGGATATTCTCTTGTCGTTTTAAACGTTGTTCTCGGTTCATGTATTATTCCTCTCCTAATTAGAAAAAACACCTGAGCCCATTTAGGGTTGGTGTCACTACATATGTAGGTTATTCATCCATTTACTTTTCTACTAAAATACAGCCTCTATCTCCCACCAATTTTAAGTAATGGAACATAGAGGCATAACGTATTTTAAATTATACTATGAATTGTAGTAAAACGACAACAGCGAACCTTCACCTACAATAGGAAAACCGTATTTCGCACTAAACTATAGCGAAATACGGTTTTTCATATTTGAGCGAGTAGCCGTGCTGAAATTGCTCTACGTGTCTCACACTACCCGCCTGCTATTTGTAAATCAATTAATACTTAAACTGCTGATTCAACGAAAGCAACCCGAATCGCCTGTGCTAAAACCGCCATCGTTCGTTGAAGTTCTTCTTCGGTGTTGTCGATACCCCCAAATTCAATCAGCAATACATTTGTTGCAAGATCTTGATTATAAACACCATCTACACCAGTACCAGACTTTTTAATAATTCCTCGTGAAATGCCAGGCACAATGCTGTTCACTTGCTCACTCAGCAATGTTGCATAAGCTAAATTCGCTTCATATGCAGGATGTTCCGCGCCGACAACAAAAGCAATTTTTGCATATTGTTCATTATTTGCTGTAAGTGTCGTTACTTTTTTAGGGGCTGAATCCCGGTGAAAATCGATTACAAGTTCATATTCGTTTTCTTCCAAATACTGTGCCAATACAGGTCGAGCCACTTTGTACGCTTGGTGAAATGTTGCATCAACCTGTTTCATTTCGGTCATAACATCAAAATCTACAATATGTGGTGTTAAACCGTTTAATTCAAGATAATGCTGCATCATTTCTTGTAGTGAAAAGATATTCATTTCTTCATCATAAACTGCCTGCATCCCTTTTGTTTTTTTGACGATTGGCTTATAAGATTCGTGTGAATGTGTGAACATCAACAGTACATTGAATGGATCAATTTTCGGTTCTTCAGGTACTGTCACAATTGGCACTGCCGCCGCATAAACAACGTGGGGACGTTCACTTTTACTTTTTTGTGTAGTCATTTCATTATTTGGAAAAGGGAATTGCCCAATAATGATAGGCAGTGAAAATAAAAATAAGAACAATAATGAGAAGCGTTTTAGTTTCCGCAAACACATCACCCTTTCTCCAATACAATATGGGAGAAGAGTAAAACTTAGAACGTATAACTAGCTTTTATTGTTCAGAAAATAAATTGCCGGTTAATTACCGGCTTTTTGTTTTTCTTCAAGCCATTTAAACAAGCCTTCGCCTAGTAAAAATGCATATTGACTCAGCCAGAAGTCAACCTCTTTCGGAGTAACCATCAACCGCTCCGGATGGGTACTGAATACTTCTTCAAATAATTGTCGTCGATCTTCTGTCGGCCATGTTGCCCACTGACCGAAAATCGGCTCAACTTTCGTTAAATCGACTTCCTCGTTTACAGGTGTCCAGCTTGTAACTGAGAGCTTGCCTGAAGGTTTGTCTCTTTCCTGTATTTTAGCCGCAATCGACCTGAATGCTACGTCTATTGCATCGGCTATTAAAATAGGTGCTTCCACAACTGTCGGAACTCCGATCGCTGTTACCGGTACGCCGAGCATTTCCTTTGAAATTTCCTTGCGATGGTTGCCGACACCTCCACCTGGATGTATGCCGGTATCTGTCAGTTGGATTGTCCGGCATAAGCGGGCACTTCCGCTTGTTGCAAGCGCATCGACGATAATAACAAGTGCAGGTTTAATTTTTTCTGCCAATGCATGAATATAATCGCTCGTCTCAAATCCTGTCTGCCCTGTAACACCTGGTGCATACAAAATAAACTTCGGGGAATCCAGTTCCGATTGTTTTTTATGCATCGCATCGATTGTATAAGGCCCAATCGCATCTGGGGTAATCGTCTTGTTTCCTAAACCGATCACTAGAATTTTTGAATCCGCCGTAATCTTGACATCCTTGTGCAGATCATGCAGGTAATGGATTAAAGATTCCTGCATTTGCTCAAATCCATGTCGGTCTTCCGAAGTTAATGTAGGGATCGACAACGTTATATACGTCCCTTGCTTTTTACTTATTCTTTCTTCCCCAGTAGCATTTACTTCAACTTTTGTGATTTTGACACGATTTTGTTGGGATTCTTCCATGTGAATGCCACGTTCATGTTCCAATGTTTCCTTTTGTTGTTTCGTTTGATGTTGGACAACTTCTGCTGTTTCATCAATTAAATCTGTTCGATTCCAATCAATTTTTTTCATAATGCACCTCCAAAATTCAGTTTGCTCAAACTGTCAAGTAAATATTCTTTGCATTTATGTATTGCAATTCTTTCAATCCTTTGGTAGAATGATTTTTGTTGTATTGACACATGAATAAGTGAGAAAATACTCATCTCGTACCTAAATCTAGGAGGTGAAAGAAATGCCAAACATTAAATCTGCTATCAAACGTGTAAAAGTTAACGAAAAAGCTAACGCTGCTAACGCACAAGCAAAATCTGCAATGCGTACTACAGTTAAAAAAGCTGAGCAAGCGATCGCAACAGGTGCTGAAAACACACAAGAATTAGTAGTTGCTGCTTCTAAAGCATTAGATAAAGCTGCTTCTAAAGGTCTTATTCACAAAAACGCGGCTTCTCGTAAAAAGTCTCGTTTAGCGAAAAAAGCTTAATTGTAAACTTATAAAGCCAACTGTGCATCCGCACAGTTGGCTTTTTTCGTTGTTTTCTAGAATATAATAATTTCTATAGTTTCTTCATTAAAAACAGCTCAAGATGACGCTCACGATTTCCGCCTGTTGTTTTCAACTGGAGGTCTACTTCCGCCAGACTATAGAGTGCTTGCAGTAAACGCTGGTCGGATGGTCGGTTTCTTTGACCTGAAATAATCTGCACTCGGTATGGATGAATTTTAAGCTGCTTTGCAATCTGTTGCTGATGGTACCCCTTTTTTTGCAAATAGAAAATATTAGTCATCGTCCGGATATTATTTGCTAAGAGGCCTACAAGTTTGATTGGTTCTTCTTTTTGTCGTAATAGATCATGATATATTTTGAGCGCTTCTTCTTGATTATGCTCCAAATAGGCATTCAGCATTTTAAATGCATCATGCTCAAGCGTTTTTGCTACTAAATCCTCTACAAGTTCACGTGTAATTTCATAATCTTCACCTAAATACAAGGCCATCTTTTCTATTTCCATCTGAAGCTGGAGCATATTGGGACCAACCATTTCAAGAAGCTTACCGACTGCTTCATCTGTAATTGCTTTCCCATGTTGCTGTGCTTCATTTTTTACCCATACATTCAAGTCGTTGTTTTGAGGTGTTTCCGCTATAAGCACTGTACATTTTTCTTTCATAAGCTTCGTTACTTTTTTACGCTCATCCAACTTTTCGTACGGCGCGATAAATACGGTAATGGCTGTATCAGTAGGATGTTGCAGCCAGCTTTCAAGGCGCTTTAAATCATGGTCAATCTTTTCTTTGCCCTTTTCAGTCGCTTTTAAAAATGATGCATTTTTAGCTATTATTAATTTACGTTCCGAAAAAAACGGAATCGTATCCGCTTCATCAATAACATAATCAATCGGCTGTTCATTTAAGTCAAAGGTCATGATTTCCGCTTCTTCATTTTTTTGAAGAGCCGCCTTCAACTGCTTAATTGTTTCATCTACAAAATAGGATTCTTCTCCTACAAGCAAGTAAACCGGTGCGAAATTCCCCTTTTTAAAATCTTGCCATACTTTTGTTATCATACTGGGAACCTCCTTTACTTTCGTAGTTCTAAGTATACCATTTTTTACGTTATTGAGGATGTCCAGTTTCTTATCTCAATATGCCAGGAAAAAAATATCCTTTCTATCTCCTCTCAATTAATTTATGGATATTTATTGAAAATCTCAACGATATACTAAACCAATAAAAGGAATAATTAGCATTTCATATAGCATTTTCAGTTAGAATATTCTATAATTATTGAAGATTAGGAGGGATACTTATGGCAGGACATCAAGATCCAAACTATGTAGCTGAAAACCCATTTGAAGGTCGTGGCCGCGCGATGAAAAGCAATGACTTCCCAGATGCCGGTTACGGTTTCGCCATCGGTGGCGGATTCTTCATCGTATTGTTTATTATTGCAATAATCGTAGAAGCAGCTACACGTCTGTAATTCATTAGTAGTGGAATGATTTCTTATTAACATGAGAAATCATCCCACTTTTTTATTTCCTGAAAAGAGCATTCGATTTTTCTATATATATTTGATTCTCAGAGATGGAGACTTCTACCGTACCATCTAATCCAGTTGTTGCGTATGGGATATTTTTCGCTTCAAACCGATTAACAACATCAATATGCGGATGATTGTATCTGTTATTTTCTCCTGCCATAAACACGGCAAATTTAGGGTTTGTTACTGTGACAAATTCCTCGATGCTAGATGTTTTACTGCCATGATGCCCCCCTTTTAACAAATCGATATTTCGCAATTTCTCGTCATAAAGCTGAATCAGCTCCTTCTCGCCTTCCTGTTCCAAATCCCCTGTAAACAATGCGCGAAATGCATTATGCTTTACGAAAAGAACAAGGGAATCATTATTTCCTTCATATTCAATTTCCAGCGGCCATAAATATTCAAAAGCAGTTTGTCCGATTTGCCACTTATGACCAGCCATTTTCTCTATCAGTTTTGTATTTGTTTTCTCTAGCTCATACAAAAAATCATTCATAACCGGCTTAGCGATCGAGCCTGGTGTCACATGAACCTCCTTTACAAGGATTTCCCGCAACACCTCTTCAGCCCCCTCTACATGATCGGCATCCGCATGCGACAGCACAAATGTGTCGATTGTTTGCATCCCTCGACCTTTCAAATAGGGAACAACAACTTGACGCCCTACTTCATATACGGTTTTGCGCTCCTTCCATTCTTCCTGTTCAAATCTTAATAAGCCCCCTGCATCGATAACGATCACCGATTTTCTGCGTGGTAACTCAATAACAATGCAGTCCCCTTGACCGACATTGACAAAAGCAATTTTCAGATCACTATGCAAAAGTGGCTGTACATGAAATATAAAGGCAGGCAGTATTAAAGCAATGAAGACCTTTTTTAACGGAGCATGCTGATCGAGCAAATAAAAAGCGAAAAAAACAGAACTATATAAAAGGATCAGCCACATAATTGAAGGTTTACCAGGGTTCCACATTTGAACAATCGGCTGCTGAATATAAAGAATGAAATTTGTCAGCGCTGTACGCAAGGGCTCATAAATATAAAACAGGAAGGAGTCAAGCGGGAATGGCAAAAAAGTCAGTACAAGAGCAAATAAATTGATTGGCAAAATAATAAAGGAAAATAGAGGGACGAAAAAAATATTGGCGATAAAAGAGGAAAGGCTGATTTCATAAAAATGGTGTAGTAACAAAGGGTAAACGAGGATTTGACAAACAAAAGTAATATAAAAAGATTGTACCCAAAAATTAGAATAGCGTGCTAAAATACGGCCGGAATATACTAAGCTGTAAGTAGCCAAATACGATAGCTGAAAGCCGACTTGAAAAACTGCACCAGGCTCCAGTAATACAAACATAATAAAGCTAATTGACAGTGCATCATCAATCGGTATTTTCCAGCGAAAATACTGCGCAAGCATGATTAATTCCACGACGCTGACCGCACGCCAGATAGACGGTGCTCCTCCTGCTAAAACTGCATATAACGGCAATAAAATAAGCAGTAAAATTGTAGCGCTTTCTCTACGAATCCTCAAGCGAAGCCACAACTGAAAAAACAGGAATGAGACAAGTGCGACATGCAAACCCGAAATCGCGAATAAATGGGTAATCCCAAGCTTTTGATAGGCGCGATTTAATTGGTCATCGACATTTTCCTGGAAACCAATCAATAGAGCTTGTGCCTCTGCTGCAAGCGACGGCGGGAAAGTTTCGACAATGTGGCGCTTTAACTGAAAGCGCTGTTCAAAAATAGGCTGCATAATGGATTTTTTTTGATGGGAATATTGAAGCTGTTGAATTTCGATGATTCCTCTTGCATTTCTGCTTTGCAAATAGCGGGCCATAGAAAAGCCATAGCGGTGTGCAGGGATTGATGGGGATACTTGCTTCCCGGTTACAATAAAACTTGTACCAGCGAGCTGCTGTGCCTCAAAGCGCTGTTTTTCTTTTTCATTTCTCAATTCATAGGTAACATATACTTTCTCACCCGATTCATTAATCATGAATCCTCGCAGCATCACACCATTTATATTGTACTCATCGGTCCATGTCAACAATGTGGGAAGCTCAACCGGCAATGAAAGCTTATTCGCCTCATAGGAGAAATAGCTGTAACTCCCAATCCCAACAATTAAAATAAGCAACAGATGAATATTTAACAGTCGTTTATAATGACTAAATAATAACAAAAAAGCAAGCAGGAAAAGAAGCCTTCCCGATTCAAATGCAGCAAGTGCACTAATACAAATCGACAAGGCGTAAAAAATCCAGTTATGCCTGAATAAGTTTACCAAATAAAGCATGCATCTTCTCCTCTAATGGGAGCAATTGATCGCGGCTTGCGCCTAACTCACGTAGTTTTTCGAGCATTTCAGCGGTTAGTGCGAACTTTTCATCTTGCAGAAAGTCAATTTTTGCTTCATCAAATGGAATATGTGCAACATGGACGTTAGCTTTTTTGAACAATTCCATTGCATAATTATTATTTTTATAATCTTTTGCATAATACACATTTTTAATTCCGGCCTGAATAATTGTCTTCGTACATGGCAGGCATGGGAAATGTGTGACATAAAGATCCGCACCATTTGCTGGCGTACCATATTTTGCACATTGCAGTAATGCATTTGTTTCGGCATGCACTGTGCGGACACAATGGTTGTCCACAACATAGCAACCTTCTTCGATACAGTGTTCGTCACCTGAAATGGATCCATTATATCCGCCGGCAATGATGCGCTTCTCCCGTACAATTGTCGCACCTACTGCAAGACGGCTGCATGTGCTTCTTAATGCGAGTAAATGACTTTGCGCCATAAAAAATTGATCCCAAGTAATTCGCTCCATATGATAACCCCCAAATGTTTTGTCACCTATCAGTTTAAACGTAGTTCCTGTCATTCGCAATGCAGGTTTGTTTAGAAATTTCACTTTATCCCGCATTAACGGGTAGTAATTTATCTGCCTCGAAAGCGTAGCGGCAGAGGCAAAACTACCCGTAACCCGATTGGTTCGGGCCAACATGATGTTGGTCACACAAGCGTTATCACAGGACGTGACGGTTTTAGCTTGTGTTCCTTCTAATCCGCGGGGAAAGAACGTCCCCACTGAGTGAAGTTTCACTTTATTTTACATCAATTAAGTCCTTTAACTGTTCAAATGTCTTATCACCGATTCCCGTGACATTTTTTAAGTCCTCAATGATTTGAAAATTCCCTTGTTCGGACCGATGCTGAATAATCGCAGCCGCCTTGGCTGGGCCAATTCCTGGCAGCTGAGTCAATTCCCCTTCAGATGCTTTATTTATATTAATTTTCCCGTTGGAACTTCCACTACCGGAACCGGTTGCAGGACTCGCCTGTATCATCTGTTCCATTAACTCTTCAGGTTCTTCCCCTATTTTCGGTATATAGATTACCATTTCATCGTGAAGCTTTTGAGCATGGTTAATGAGCACCGGATTGGCATCGTCCGTGTATCCTCCTGCCGCTTCAACAGCATCCACAATCCGTTGTTCTCCGGATAATGTGTACACACCCGGATATATCACCGCGCCTTTTACATCCACCACTATTGGCTTAGATTCAGTTTCGATTTCCGTTTCCGGTATTGTGGAAGGTTCATCACTTGCAGCAAGTGTGATTTGGTCAATTGTTTCGATCGTAGCACGGTTAGAGGAATCATCAAAGACTAACAAGTAAATCAAAATCGCTGCAACTACTCCGCCCAGTAGGGCAATTTGCTTTTTATACTTCTCCAGAAATGGCTGCAAAATAAAAAACACCCTTTCATAAAGAAGGTTTTATATATGGAGCTTATCTCCACTATACAAATTCCACTTCTTTATGAAAAGGTATTTCAATCAAAACTGCCGAAACTTACTTTTTCGACTATTTTATTTAACCGCCCGAATAAAAATTCGTTCGCTTTCATCAGTCGGTTGTGCTGTCGTCCAGTCTGCCGTCACTTCAACATGAGAAAAACCGATTTCTTTCAGCCATTT harbors:
- a CDS encoding elongation factor 4; the protein is MNREQRLKRQENIRNFSIIAHIDHGKSTLADRLLETTQTVTQREMKSQLLDSMDLERERGITIKLNAVQLKYNAKNGEIYTFHLIDTPGHVDFTYEVSRSLAACEGAILVVDAAQGIEAQTLANVYLALDNDLEILPVINKIDLPAADPERVRAEVEDVIGLDASEAVLASAKAGIGIQDILEQIVEKVPAPQGDPDAPLQALIFDSVYDAYKGVIISIRIVNGTVKAGDKIKMMATGAEFEVIEVGIHTPKSVPQAELTVGDVGYLTASIKNVQDTRVGDTVTFAGSHAATEPLPGYRKLNPMVYCGLYPIDTAKYNDLREALEKLELNDSALQYEAETSQALGFGFRCGFLGLLHMEIIQERIEREFNIDLITTAPSVIYEVTKTDGSVLKVDNPSMMPDPQKIDRIEEPYVKATIMVPNDYVGAVMELCQKKRGNFSGMDYIDDTRVKIVYEMPLAEIVYDFFDFLKSNTKGYASFDYELIGYQPSKLSKMDILLNGEQVDALSFIVHKDFAYERGKVIVEKLKELIPRQQFEVPVQAAIGQKIIARSTIKSMGKNVLAKCYGGDISRKRKLLEKQKAGKKRMKQVGSVEVPQEAFMAVLKMDDSK
- a CDS encoding stage II sporulation protein P; the encoded protein is MCLRKLKRFSLLFLFLFSLPIIIGQFPFPNNEMTTQKSKSERPHVVYAAAVPIVTVPEEPKIDPFNVLLMFTHSHESYKPIVKKTKGMQAVYDEEMNIFSLQEMMQHYLELNGLTPHIVDFDVMTEMKQVDATFHQAYKVARPVLAQYLEENEYELVIDFHRDSAPKKVTTLTANNEQYAKIAFVVGAEHPAYEANLAYATLLSEQVNSIVPGISRGIIKKSGTGVDGVYNQDLATNVLLIEFGGIDNTEEELQRTMAVLAQAIRVAFVESAV
- a CDS encoding GPR endopeptidase, with the translated sequence MKKIDWNRTDLIDETAEVVQHQTKQQKETLEHERGIHMEESQQNRVKITKVEVNATGEERISKKQGTYITLSIPTLTSEDRHGFEQMQESLIHYLHDLHKDVKITADSKILVIGLGNKTITPDAIGPYTIDAMHKKQSELDSPKFILYAPGVTGQTGFETSDYIHALAEKIKPALVIIVDALATSGSARLCRTIQLTDTGIHPGGGVGNHRKEISKEMLGVPVTAIGVPTVVEAPILIADAIDVAFRSIAAKIQERDKPSGKLSVTSWTPVNEEVDLTKVEPIFGQWATWPTEDRRQLFEEVFSTHPERLMVTPKEVDFWLSQYAFLLGEGLFKWLEEKQKAGN
- a CDS encoding 30S ribosomal protein S20 gives rise to the protein MPNIKSAIKRVKVNEKANAANAQAKSAMRTTVKKAEQAIATGAENTQELVVAASKALDKAASKGLIHKNAASRKKSRLAKKA
- a CDS encoding DNA polymerase III subunit delta encodes the protein MITKVWQDFKKGNFAPVYLLVGEESYFVDETIKQLKAALQKNEEAEIMTFDLNEQPIDYVIDEADTIPFFSERKLIIAKNASFLKATEKGKEKIDHDLKRLESWLQHPTDTAITVFIAPYEKLDERKKVTKLMKEKCTVLIAETPQNNDLNVWVKNEAQQHGKAITDEAVGKLLEMVGPNMLQLQMEIEKMALYLGEDYEITRELVEDLVAKTLEHDAFKMLNAYLEHNQEEALKIYHDLLRQKEEPIKLVGLLANNIRTMTNIFYLQKKGYHQQQIAKQLKIHPYRVQIISGQRNRPSDQRLLQALYSLAEVDLQLKTTGGNRERHLELFLMKKL
- a CDS encoding DNA internalization-related competence protein ComEC/Rec2, whose amino-acid sequence is MLYLVNLFRHNWIFYALSICISALAAFESGRLLFLLAFLLLFSHYKRLLNIHLLLILIVGIGSYSYFSYEANKLSLPVELPTLLTWTDEYNINGVMLRGFMINESGEKVYVTYELRNEKEKQRFEAQQLAGTSFIVTGKQVSPSIPAHRYGFSMARYLQSRNARGIIEIQQLQYSHQKKSIMQPIFEQRFQLKRHIVETFPPSLAAEAQALLIGFQENVDDQLNRAYQKLGITHLFAISGLHVALVSFLFFQLWLRLRIRRESATILLLILLPLYAVLAGGAPSIWRAVSVVELIMLAQYFRWKIPIDDALSISFIMFVLLEPGAVFQVGFQLSYLATYSLVYSGRILARYSNFWVQSFYITFVCQILVYPLLLHHFYEISLSSFIANIFFVPLFSFIILPINLFALVLTFLPFPLDSFLFYIYEPLRTALTNFILYIQQPIVQMWNPGKPSIMWLILLYSSVFFAFYLLDQHAPLKKVFIALILPAFIFHVQPLLHSDLKIAFVNVGQGDCIVIELPRRKSVIVIDAGGLLRFEQEEWKERKTVYEVGRQVVVPYLKGRGMQTIDTFVLSHADADHVEGAEEVLREILVKEVHVTPGSIAKPVMNDFLYELEKTNTKLIEKMAGHKWQIGQTAFEYLWPLEIEYEGNNDSLVLFVKHNAFRALFTGDLEQEGEKELIQLYDEKLRNIDLLKGGHHGSKTSSIEEFVTVTNPKFAVFMAGENNRYNHPHIDVVNRFEAKNIPYATTGLDGTVEVSISENQIYIEKSNALFRK
- a CDS encoding competence protein ComE, which encodes MERITWDQFFMAQSHLLALRSTCSRLAVGATIVREKRIIAGGYNGSISGDEHCIEEGCYVVDNHCVRTVHAETNALLQCAKYGTPANGADLYVTHFPCLPCTKTIIQAGIKNVYYAKDYKNNNYAMELFKKANVHVAHIPFDEAKIDFLQDEKFALTAEMLEKLRELGASRDQLLPLEEKMHALFGKLIQA
- a CDS encoding transporter, whose translation is MQPFLEKYKKQIALLGGVVAAILIYLLVFDDSSNRATIETIDQITLAASDEPSTIPETEIETESKPIVVDVKGAVIYPGVYTLSGEQRIVDAVEAAGGYTDDANPVLINHAQKLHDEMVIYIPKIGEEPEELMEQMIQASPATGSGSGSSNGKININKASEGELTQLPGIGPAKAAAIIQHRSEQGNFQIIEDLKNVTGIGDKTFEQLKDLIDVK